TAAATGATGGCTTGTGCTATGAGAAAGAGTCACCAAAGATTCAAATTATAGACTTCTTCATAATCTAATAAACCTTGTCCAAACAAAGACTGAATATTTTGTTTGAAACATCTCCAGGTATAAGTATATATTATATTGACATCTGTATAAAACAATGCATACAttctttatttaataaaatcatgaaaaacaaaGGCTTCTTATAAGCTATTACACAAAACATACACTTCTATAGGAAGGATATAAAGATTGTAAACCTGAGCTTACTGAGAAAAACCCACAAGATGGCACACTTTTTCTTTTACTGTATTGCTGTTAAGACATTACTCATATGACTAGTTTCTTACACTGTTATTACTCATTGAAAAGTTTTCAGGCTATTTTTACATGGCTTAAACATCGCATTACAAGGCGATCTTGTTGTATTTACATGGCAACAGTGATAGGCTATAAACATACATCATGTCATTTCATAAGTCTTATTGTTGATGTTAATTTTCTGAAAGTCCTCATGATTTGCAGTTTGCTCTGACATTCATGTAAACTTCATCAGCTAAAGAAACACAGGAACATGTGAATGTTAAAGATTTGCAATTTCATTTGCAATTCATTGGGTATGTAAAATGTCTTACCGTTCTCTTTCTTTTGTCTGCGTTTGCTGGCATACCAGTATGTTGTagtaacaacaagaaccgtcaGGGCAACATCACCAAAAACAATGCCTGCTATAGTGCCAATGCTAATTCCATAGCATGAGCCAATGTCTATAGGAAGGAAATAGCAAGTAAAATATGTGATCCATCCAGTTTATtatatcaatacatttattatttgtttaagtacatttttagtTAACCGGTCCACATATTGTGCAGTCTGTTGAATGTGAtaaattttacaaaataaatagtgctaaatagcactaaaagctcgtaatcataggggaaccatttttagtgctatatagcacctattaaagggatagttcacccaaaactgaaaattctgtcatcatttactcattcgcatgttgttacaaatctgtataaatttgtttgttctgatgaacacaatagaagatattttgagtaatgtttgtaactaaaccgTTCATGGACCTCATTAACTTCCATAGAAGGAAAAAAGaatatgaaagtaaatggggtccacaaatggtttggttacaaacattactcaaaatatcttctattGTGTTCTTCAGatcaaagaaatttatacaggtttgtaataacatgaggacgagtaaatgatgacagaattttcatatttgggtgtactatccctttaagcacatATGAAGAACGATCTGGGGGTAATATAGCACCATAtttggcacttaaaatggttcccatatgagtacgagagggtgaaccacttttagtgctatttagcaccatttgtttttagagtgttgaTTATGTAACTTTACTAAAATATGATGCCCATAACCCCAGTCaccatttaacacattttataatCTTAAAATTTGTTAAATTTTTATAAATTCTTACCTTCTGTAGCACTGACCATGGcttaaaacacagaaaaaaataagaaatatataattttatattttacagtaatgtaaAATCTTAAAAATTATGCTAATGCTAACGCTAATAAATCACTAATAGTTATAATAACTAGCTGTGAAATCCATGGGCTACACCCACAAAAAACAGCAAGTAAAttatttactacagtttttgcggttgcactcttaaaaatattaTGCATAATGCAAATTATCTGTTGACATCAGAAACCTTCCACTGCTTAAAGGTGTCAAGATGATATTAGCACACATTCAGACATAtaccccccacacacacaacacaatgaGGATGCCAACACAATAGAAAACCACGTCTGATATTGTGCACTCTTATGAGATGCACACAACAATTTTAAACAGGATATTGCTGCAAAACATGCACTTGCACAGTGGTCTCAAGCAAGCAGAGTGGGCTAAGCAGAGTAAGAGGCGTGGAAAAAACCCGTCTCACCTAACAGCAAAAGGAACAAAACTGCCAGAGGACCTTTGATTTTCATTTCCTGTTGATGAGCACTTTTTTCACCTACCAAACAGAAACGgcatatgtgtgcatttatcatatatatatataaattaatacactgtaaaaaaatattttctgccTTGATTGAATAAACCCAGATTaaaaagtcatttcaacttactattatttatcttgactatagatgagttgttataacttataaaatgaagttgacttttttactatattttatacgttgtagcaactcatctcttgtcaagataaataatagtaagttgacatgacttgtaaatctgagttgattcaacaaaaaaagtaAGGccgcaaagattttttttcagtgcatgaATGTAAAAGCAATGTTTTTGCACTAACATGGCAAAAAAACCACATCTATTATTAATGTAAAACAATCTGATATAATAATAGCGATTATTTACCTTTATGataaatcaaacttttactTAATTTATTCAGGTGTGTAAATCTGGCAAGTGAAGAAGGTTTGAGCTGATATCTGTGGTGATGCAGGGATTAATGGTTAAACTTTTAACACAACTATGCTTGTATAAATGTAATTTCACAAGTGGAATTTAGagatattattaaatattttaaaaaataacacttaCAAACTTCAATAAAAATAATCCTATAGGCTCGTGTTCgagttaaacaaaaacaaaagagaAACCTAAAAACACAATTGAATATCCTGACACCAACCCTAAATATCACattgcattgtaaaaaaaaatactgggttgtttaaaacccagtgttgggttgtaatttaacctttgctgggttgttttacccatttaaatacaaacatttacTAACCCAATTGCTGCATGGGTTtgtcctttttgacccaacagtgGGTTGAATATAACCTAtacgttttaagagtgtaaaacAACTAAACAGAACAGAACTTACCAATGAAGTGATGTGCAGCGATTCATTTCACTTTTGATACTGATGGGTTTGTTAAAGTGCTTCTGCCCACTAAAGTCTGAAGTCTTTTCCTCTATGAGTCATTTGAGTTTGTAAAAGCTAAGCAGCATCTTCATGACACCTCCCATTTACACCACCAACTGAGGACAAATGAAATCTAAAGTCTTTAAAAGGGCTAGCTCCTAATATATCCATATAACATTACATTTCATTATTAATTTTACTGACTGTTCCAATCAAAATAATTGGAAATTGCCTAAACCCAACAAGGTCACACAGAAATAACATACATTACTGGCAAAGAACACAATGTAAAACAATGGAAAGTGTtatggctttttaaaaatcctctaagcaaataaatacattttagatCTCAGCTTccctgttttgtttttaatacctcctcaaatatttaacaaaatgaaaacagaaaatgGCAAACAAAACAAGAACAGAAAAcacaacactgaaaaaacattATGTAAAAGTTCCTATGAATTTACAACATTTCTGAATATGAAAGTGCATTAAATATTCCTTATCATATTTATACTTAATTTTCTCATCTATTGATATTAACTAATACTTTAATATATCAGTGGGGCCACTGGTGTTTGGTCTGAAGTATCAGCCCACTATTTACTATTCTCCGATTTCTgtcttttatttttacttttaaggAGCAAAAATTTCTAAGCGATGCAGTTTGCATATGATCTCTTGTCTGTTCTATGAGACTATATCACATATATAGGCTGGCTCATCATATACGTTTTGCTAATAATATTAAATTCTAACTTTGTCTTTCTAAgtttatctttaatattaaaggGCATTGTTCCAAGTCCTAAGAGAAAGTTAACAGTAGATGATACAATACAAAAAAGACTGATAAGCAGACTTGATCCAACAGGATATAAACACTCCCATTACAGCTAGCATAAGACCttttaaggtaaaatatatTAAGTTCCAGATGTTTACTATaccttttttaaaaagaaagaaaaaaataatgcaaaaagtagtgtaaaaaggaaaaataaaggaaaaagtAGTGATTTATTTTCCAAAACAAAAATCTCCCAGTgaacatttttttgtgtgtgtggtcatACAGATGAGTGAAAGCAAATACTAGGCAAAACCAAATACAAAACATTCAGTTTAGCCTTAAACAAAAATTTTAgaacaagaaaaacatttctaaATGAATGAAAAGATTAAAGTTTGAGCAAAGAATGTATCCATCCTGTTAACTATGAATCTGTTTGACCTGAGGTCATTATAACTCTTATAGCTATGTACCAGATCTTTGTCTTGATGGGCTACATAAAGGGGATCGATCTATAATGTGTGAGACACTTTTAACAGAAGACACCCTGAGACTGTCTGGGACAGCATCATGCTTTACTTGCCCACAATTGACTTTCATAAAGTTCCCCCTCAAACATATCCACTCAACTGTCTTCATCACTTATCAGTGCTTCAGGTTTGTTTTTCAAACTCCGCCTCCACTTCTGCTGTAACTTCCAGGTCTGGTTTCTGCTCGCCTACCTCATCACTTTCTATTGAAATTAGTATATATGAATGTCTCGTCcatttttgataataaaaagactgagtggaacCACTGGCATGGATATAACACATGAAGCAGATGAGGGTGTTTCTAAGACTAGATGAAGGTAAAATATTTGGggagcaaaaaaaaaacctaaagAGGCGTGAAAAAAAAACGTCTCAGCTAATAGTGATAGGAACAAAATCCTCACtggacttttttttaaattctgtttAGTAATGATGATCCCTTTGTGTTACCAAACCTACCtttatgtgtgtgcatttataatatttataaataaaagcaATGTTTTTTACACAAACATGGCCAAAACACCTCTGCAACTCAGAAATATCCATTGTAAAGTAATGTACTGATAATGTTTAAAATTGCTGACAAACAGATATATTAATTGCTGTTATTCACATTTATGATAAACCTTACCTTATTTACACAACTATGCTTTAAGAAATATGTAAACAATTTCACAAGCTTaagaaatattataaaatatttcaaatgtaatgcaaacttcaataaaaaaaatgaatcatttCCTTTTTAGGCTTGTGCTCGagttaaacaaaaacacatgaGAAACCTAAAACATGATGCATTACCTGACTGAATCCAACCCTAAATTTCAcattac
Above is a window of Paramisgurnus dabryanus chromosome 13, PD_genome_1.1, whole genome shotgun sequence DNA encoding:
- the hcst gene encoding hematopoietic cell signal transducer translates to MKIKGPLAVLFLLLLAMVSATEDIGSCYGISIGTIAGIVFGDVALTVLVVTTTYWYASKRRQKKENADEVYMNVRANCKS